Proteins encoded in a region of the Psychromicrobium lacuslunae genome:
- a CDS encoding PucR family transcriptional regulator yields MTAFSELSAASAATPESLAQSPALPTVREVLAFSEFQRGEPEVLAARQTLDNPVRWVHILETSEIHSLLRGQELVLSTGAAWPTRPDALRSLAAALAEAKVSGLVLELSERLPHAPRVLVEACHQFKIPLVVLHRQIQFVVVTEHVHSMITAQQMAVLQAREAVNQRFAEMISRGVSSTAILQQCYQLLGSPVVLVDIAERVTGVQCADGETESVVRELLSNSALWANSAITAHGQHWGSLRSRLSSPQASSPSLNSSQPLNPSSAGVEYILSQAALTLAVDRLAAGSTNPWRTARDAQLIGALNNHDFASADEFNQLAETLGFPIRNQNCVGIVAEIPLQPATTGVIPTADTLAEAVEANGLKALVAVDSGNLKLTRLILILQDSNQLDTLISSIHAHWPKAKIAVGRSANDADQLSGSVREAISLLNLPVMESNSQAPAPIRYAETHQLRLLIGGLRHQHSLQAFVELTLGKILSWDAQHSGDLLEVLRAYLRHPANRTEAAAGSHLSRSVFYQRLALIEEILAVDLSSGEVISTLYSAVLAYDALR; encoded by the coding sequence ATGACTGCATTCTCAGAGCTTTCAGCGGCTTCAGCGGCTACACCAGAATCTCTGGCGCAAAGCCCGGCGCTACCAACTGTGCGCGAGGTACTGGCTTTCAGCGAATTTCAGCGTGGTGAGCCCGAGGTACTTGCCGCCCGCCAGACACTCGACAATCCGGTGCGCTGGGTGCATATTCTTGAAACCTCCGAAATACACTCGCTCTTGCGTGGCCAAGAACTGGTGCTCAGCACCGGTGCAGCTTGGCCGACCCGGCCGGACGCCTTGCGCTCGCTGGCCGCCGCCCTGGCCGAAGCCAAGGTCTCAGGTTTGGTGCTAGAACTCAGCGAACGGCTGCCGCACGCGCCGCGGGTGCTAGTGGAAGCCTGCCATCAATTCAAAATACCGCTTGTGGTGTTGCATCGGCAGATTCAATTCGTTGTCGTCACTGAGCACGTGCACAGCATGATCACCGCTCAGCAGATGGCGGTCTTACAGGCTCGGGAGGCAGTCAACCAACGCTTTGCCGAGATGATCTCCCGCGGCGTTTCCAGCACCGCGATCTTGCAGCAGTGCTATCAGCTCCTGGGTTCGCCCGTGGTCTTAGTAGATATCGCGGAACGGGTGACTGGCGTGCAATGCGCAGACGGTGAGACGGAGTCAGTAGTGCGCGAACTATTGAGCAATTCAGCGCTGTGGGCTAATTCGGCGATTACCGCGCACGGTCAGCACTGGGGCAGCCTGAGGTCTCGATTATCGTCTCCGCAGGCCTCCTCGCCGTCATTGAATTCTAGCCAGCCGCTCAATCCCAGCAGCGCTGGAGTTGAATACATCCTCAGCCAAGCAGCCCTCACCCTGGCCGTTGATCGGCTAGCGGCTGGCAGCACCAACCCCTGGCGAACCGCCCGCGACGCCCAGCTCATTGGCGCGCTCAACAACCATGACTTTGCCTCCGCGGACGAGTTCAACCAGCTTGCCGAAACGCTCGGCTTCCCAATCCGCAACCAGAACTGCGTTGGGATCGTCGCGGAAATACCTCTACAACCCGCCACCACCGGAGTAATTCCAACCGCCGACACACTAGCCGAGGCCGTCGAAGCGAACGGGCTGAAGGCGCTGGTAGCCGTCGATTCCGGAAACCTCAAACTGACTCGGTTGATTCTGATCCTGCAAGACAGCAATCAGCTTGACACTCTGATCTCCTCAATCCATGCGCATTGGCCAAAGGCAAAAATCGCGGTCGGACGGTCAGCCAACGACGCCGACCAGCTCAGTGGATCGGTCCGCGAGGCGATCAGCTTGCTCAACTTGCCGGTAATGGAATCGAACAGCCAAGCACCAGCACCGATCCGCTATGCCGAGACACACCAGCTCAGGCTGTTGATCGGCGGACTGCGCCATCAACACAGTCTGCAGGCTTTTGTCGAGCTGACGCTCGGCAAAATACTGAGCTGGGACGCCCAGCACTCAGGCGATCTCCTAGAAGTGTTACGCGCTTATCTGAGGCACCCCGCCAACCGCACCGAAGCCGCCGCTGGCAGCCATCTGTCGCGTTCGGTGTTC
- a CDS encoding CoA-acylating methylmalonate-semialdehyde dehydrogenase — translation MAKIGHYIDGSLVAADTESTQRFGAVYNPATGEQQHELAFASSAQVSLAIEAAARAFPGWRATSLTKRADVFFKLRHLVAQHQQELAALVTSEHGKVLSDAGGEISRGLENIEFAAGLIQHLKGDYSEQVATGVDVHSVKQPVGVVGCITPFNFPVMVPLWMVCNAIACGNTVVLKPSEKDPSAALLIAELFSQAGLPAGVLNVVNGDKEAVDTILESPTVRAVSFVGSTPIARSIYQRASAAGKRVQALGGAKNHMVVLPDADLDAAADAAVSAAYGSAGERCMAVSVLVAVGGVADALSEAIQSRIAKLSIGDGTDASSEMGPLITAEHRDKVASYVHNAPAEGATVVVDGSQDAVAAQPGFFLGVSLLDHVNTEMKAYQDEIFGPVLSIVRVDSFEEAVALVNRNQYGNGVAIFTRDGGAARQFEFEIEAGMVGVNVPIPVPIGSFSFGGWKDSLFGDSHIYGPESIHFYTRSKVVTTRWPDPASSSVDLGFPSNH, via the coding sequence ATGGCAAAAATTGGGCACTATATCGATGGATCGCTGGTAGCAGCGGACACCGAATCGACTCAACGGTTCGGTGCGGTTTATAACCCGGCCACCGGTGAACAGCAGCACGAACTAGCCTTCGCCTCCTCGGCTCAGGTGAGTCTGGCCATTGAGGCGGCTGCTCGAGCATTTCCCGGCTGGCGTGCCACCTCCTTGACCAAGCGCGCTGATGTCTTCTTCAAACTGCGGCACCTGGTCGCCCAGCATCAGCAAGAACTGGCCGCGCTGGTCACCTCCGAACATGGCAAGGTGCTCTCCGACGCTGGTGGTGAGATTTCGCGTGGTTTGGAGAACATTGAGTTCGCTGCTGGGCTGATCCAGCACCTCAAGGGTGACTACAGCGAACAGGTAGCAACCGGCGTCGACGTGCACTCGGTGAAGCAACCGGTCGGCGTGGTCGGCTGCATCACTCCCTTCAACTTCCCGGTGATGGTGCCGTTGTGGATGGTCTGCAATGCGATTGCCTGCGGCAATACGGTGGTGCTTAAACCGAGTGAAAAGGACCCCTCGGCAGCGTTGCTGATTGCCGAACTCTTCAGCCAGGCGGGGCTGCCGGCTGGGGTGCTCAATGTGGTGAACGGTGATAAGGAAGCAGTTGATACGATCCTGGAGAGTCCGACCGTCCGAGCGGTGAGCTTCGTTGGATCCACGCCCATCGCCAGGTCCATTTATCAACGCGCCAGTGCGGCAGGAAAGCGAGTGCAGGCGCTAGGCGGCGCGAAGAACCATATGGTGGTGCTGCCTGACGCCGATCTGGATGCCGCCGCCGACGCCGCGGTCTCGGCTGCTTACGGCTCAGCGGGGGAACGTTGTATGGCGGTTAGCGTGCTGGTGGCCGTTGGCGGCGTGGCGGATGCGCTGAGCGAGGCCATTCAGTCGCGGATCGCCAAGCTCAGCATTGGCGATGGCACCGATGCTAGCTCCGAGATGGGCCCGCTAATCACCGCTGAACACCGAGACAAGGTGGCAAGTTATGTCCATAACGCCCCCGCGGAGGGCGCCACCGTGGTGGTGGATGGCAGCCAGGATGCGGTTGCCGCGCAGCCAGGTTTCTTCCTCGGCGTCAGCTTGCTGGATCATGTCAACACCGAAATGAAGGCCTATCAGGACGAAATCTTCGGTCCGGTGCTCTCGATTGTGCGGGTTGATAGCTTTGAAGAAGCGGTTGCCCTGGTCAATCGCAATCAATACGGTAACGGGGTAGCTATTTTCACCCGGGATGGCGGCGCCGCCCGGCAGTTCGAGTTTGAGATCGAAGCCGGCATGGTAGGCGTGAACGTGCCAATCCCGGTGCCGATCGGTAGTTTCTCCTTCGGTGGCTGGAAAGATTCGCTTTTCGGCGATTCACATATTTATGGCCCGGAGAGCATTCACTTCTACACTCGAAGCAAGGTGGTGACCACCCGCTGGCCAGACCCGGCCTCGTCCAGCGTGGACCTGGGATTTCCCAGCAATCATTGA